The Myxococcaceae bacterium JPH2 genome has a window encoding:
- a CDS encoding sigma-54-dependent Fis family transcriptional regulator: MSTARILVVDDDPHARDLLQRLLGMLGPVTQAADPKSAAERIAEQPFDLVLTDMAMPEPGDGLKVLQAVRTNLPDTPVIVVTAFGNIEGALDSIQQGAFDYLPKPFDVDAILRVARRALEQKRLVEENRTLRKQVERTSLVGRSPALLEVYKQVARAATSNVPVLITGETGTGKEMVARALHRRSTRAQAAFIPVDCGAITESLMESELFGHAKGSFTGASGARRGLFEEAHGGTLFLDEIGDVGMKVQSQLLRVLQEGEIRRVGESVPVKVDVRVLAATNKDLKARVAEGLFREDLLYRLDVVHLHLPPLRERREDIPSLVDHFASLHARGGARPVVTADAMSRLTAYDWPGNVRQLENVVARALALNVTGVLGPQDFPEPIGDAPKRLTGGLAGDLPSLAELSRRYAAHVLQHVGGNKSEAARLLAVDRKTLYKLLETPEQGEPPLPSGEGRS, encoded by the coding sequence ATGAGCACAGCGCGAATCCTGGTCGTGGACGATGACCCGCATGCGCGGGACCTGCTGCAGCGGCTCTTGGGCATGCTGGGGCCGGTGACGCAGGCGGCGGATCCGAAGAGCGCGGCCGAGCGCATCGCCGAGCAGCCCTTCGACCTGGTGCTCACCGACATGGCCATGCCGGAGCCGGGCGACGGGCTCAAGGTGCTCCAGGCGGTGCGCACGAACCTGCCGGACACGCCCGTCATCGTGGTGACGGCGTTTGGCAACATCGAGGGCGCGCTCGACAGCATCCAGCAGGGCGCGTTCGACTACCTTCCCAAGCCCTTCGACGTGGACGCCATCCTGCGCGTGGCGCGGCGGGCGCTGGAGCAGAAGCGGTTGGTGGAGGAGAACCGCACGCTGCGCAAGCAGGTGGAGCGCACGTCGCTGGTGGGCCGCAGCCCCGCGCTGCTGGAGGTCTACAAGCAGGTGGCTCGCGCGGCCACGAGCAACGTCCCGGTGTTGATTACGGGCGAGACGGGCACTGGCAAGGAGATGGTGGCCCGCGCGCTGCACCGGCGCTCCACGCGCGCGCAGGCGGCGTTCATCCCGGTGGACTGCGGCGCCATCACCGAGTCGCTGATGGAGAGCGAGCTGTTCGGCCACGCGAAGGGCAGCTTCACGGGCGCCTCGGGCGCGCGGCGCGGCCTCTTCGAGGAGGCCCACGGCGGCACGCTGTTCCTGGACGAGATTGGCGACGTGGGGATGAAGGTGCAGTCCCAGTTGCTGCGCGTGCTCCAGGAGGGCGAGATTCGCCGCGTGGGCGAGAGCGTCCCCGTGAAGGTGGACGTGCGCGTGCTCGCGGCGACGAACAAGGACCTCAAGGCGCGCGTGGCCGAGGGGCTGTTCCGCGAGGACCTCCTGTACCGGCTGGACGTGGTGCACTTGCACCTGCCCCCGTTGCGCGAGCGGCGCGAGGACATCCCCTCGCTGGTGGATCACTTCGCGTCGCTGCACGCGCGCGGCGGGGCCCGGCCGGTGGTGACCGCGGACGCCATGTCTCGGCTGACCGCGTATGACTGGCCGGGCAACGTGCGCCAGTTGGAGAACGTGGTGGCGCGCGCGCTCGCGCTCAACGTGACGGGCGTGCTGGGGCCGCAGGACTTCCCCGAGCCCATCGGGGACGCGCCCAAGCGGCTCACGGGCGGACTGGCCGGAGACCTCCCCAGCCTGGCCGAGCTGTCGCGGCGCTATGCGGCGCACGTGCTCCAGCACGTGGGCGGCAACAAGAGCGAGGCGGCGCGGCTGCTCGCGGTGGATCGCAAGACGC